The Plasmodium sp. gorilla clade G2 genome assembly, chromosome: 3 region gatatatttttttctgatGTTTCATAATtagaaattaatttattttgaacTTTTACATCATTTAGATTATCTACATTTCTATTTTGACATCCAAGTgtttcatttcttttattaattaaactGTTTAAAACAGGCatactttttaaaatatataaatataataaatgtaaactatgtgtatatatttcagATATTTTATGATCTCTTAAAAGATTCAAAAAATTCTTACTTATCATTCTGATACAAATACCATGACATGTTCTTCCACATCTACCTTTTCTCTGTTCCATAGAAGATTTGTTTATCCATTTCTTAACTAATATATgtgctttttttttatcattatattcaatatttttttgaatacaAAAATCAATAACTAATCTAACATTAGGTATGGTAATTGAACTCTCAGCTATATTGGAAGataaaaagatattaatGTCAGTGTCATTGTGTTTTATTTTGTGAATCGTATTATCATACAAACAGCTGTGTAACATATGAATGTGTATTCTTACATCCTTACGATGATACATAAAAGaattatccatattattcatactatccatattattcatattattcatattatcctcactattcatattattcatattattcatattttccaCATTATTGTTGGATGGATTGCCCATTccattatttattatcatactCAATTGATGATACATATCTGTTATATCCTGCATGCCTgatagaaatattataacacTGTCTCCTTTCaaacataaattataaacaAGTTCTAAACAAAGATTAgatatattagaaaatacATTTGCTGGGATTATCTCATCTACATCCAAGtccttatttttatcattacaatgtttattattattattattattaaacatatgtatatttttatcgtATTCactctttattttatataacaacATTTCTGAATTTCttgataaatttattttattacaatttttttttctaagaATGAATTCGATAACACTTTCTTtaacataattattattaccatcaCCACAAATTTTATCGTCACCAAAAATTTTATCGTCACCACCTATTTTATTGTCAtcacatattttattgtcactatatatttttctagtACCATATCTTgtgtaatttattatatcctctatataaaatgtatcaATACTATAAATTTTGGTACCTATAAATATAGAAcccattttaatatttggGTGCtcaaaataagaataaaataaattactcTGCATAGTTGCAGacataataattaatttaaacATCTGTTCATCTTTCTGTTTATTATgcaaatataattttataaacaaCAACACAATATCTAATAATATACTTCTATCATGTATTTCGTCTATTATAACAtgtgtaaattttttatacatatttttatgatgtaaaaataatttaaataaatatccaatagttatatatgttataacagttttttcattatcatataatgATTCTCCAGATATTCTATAACCGATTTTTTCTCCTAATTGTTCATTTGTTAATTCacataatattttagatAATGCTATACATGCTATTCTTCTAGGTTCTGTtactataatattaatttttttattttctaaaatattttcttctaataaaaatttaggAACACAAGTAGATTTACCTGACCCTGTTTCTCCATTTATAAATGTTACATCGTTTTTTTCAATCATTtctattatttcatttcttgatttatatatagacaACTTTTCTATATTACTTTGTGCGTTGTTCATATTATCTTctgttaataatatttttattttgtttttgtctttctcttcatttttataatccaTTTTTTCTATCATGTTTGAATTGTCATTTGAATCATATAAACTTATAACACTATCTTTTTCGAATATTTCATCTGAATTTCTATCACCCCGGTTTtgacttttattatttctctCTTCCTCaccatcataataattattataatcacaattataattataattataattactactactattaatattattattattaatattattattgtgcATGCTGTGACGATTAATTGAAGTGCCcctttcattatttttaaagaatttttttttgtctttcaTTTGCTGCTTATTTCTAAAACTTCCAAAATTTTTGTGaccattaaaattattagatGTATCAGCTTTTATATTATGCCTCACATTATGTTTATGACCCtcttgataataattattatcccTATTATCACGTTGTTCTGCATTATAAACAGAAGATTTAAATGAATCTccgtttttatatttatccttATATGctttaacatttttatagttataattgaaattattattatgttgtcTGTTGTTTACAAATCGGTTCCCTCCAtcgttattattatttttattattattattattattattattattatactgGTTTATATAAGatgtattatcatttaataaattattattatttatgttattatatccatatgttgataatgaaatatcttttctattttttattccaccaccatcatcatcattactattattattatatgtggGATGAACAACTTgtgttatattattagatTGATAAGacaaattattttgtttattatcattgaatgtattaaattcattattattcttgTTACCATAAGTATGTgtgttgttattttttttctcacttttatcatcaaaaaatttatataacttattatctatattatgtctatcactattattatatttatttttagctatattataattatatttttttatattatatgaattatcattattattttttgtttcataACTTTTATTGCCTAAATGTTCTTTTCTTCCATCTAAATTTcctttatgataataataagtatTTTTTCTACTATCCATatggtttatattatttttatgcatatcatcatttttaaaattactactactattattatttttatttttatatttatttttataattattactcGATGCATTCTCTTCTCTATCTATCATACTTCTTCTTTCATACATATCATATgatttatcatcatttttattataatttcctCTATTTTTTATTGAAGACGAattcttaaaatattttttttcattcatatcattattatcattatccattttattatcattacacATGTATcgttttttatttgatatatttatattatatgactCGTATACTGTTTTTCGTTTCTTATTTAACTTAAAAGTATTgttcatattcttttttattacatattaatttgttagtcacatatatataaaaaatatatatatatatatataacataattatataaatattcagtggcaaatataaaaaaaaaaaaaatatatatataaataaaaagaatacatacatatatatatatatatatattataaaaaatgataaatatatttcttagtattgttatattttaacaGATAGgattcttttattaattattttattttttttttatttatatatattgtttcttataaaataaagaaaaaataataattaaaggaacatatatattatatatatttttaatttgttttaaaaaattattattataaatatatatatatattatatatatattataaatacacttatatatattcttaacaaatgtaatataattatataaaaggtATAAGTGTACaagtaaaaaaatttttaattttttataatttttatcatttcatattttgatttttatttgtttttttcattcttatattttaatataatttttacttATGTAGATTtgtatataacaaaaaaaaaaaaaaaaaaaaaaaaaaaagtacctCATACAATTAAGCctattatatacatacatattatagatatattatatatatatatatataatattcatattatatattaatatatatacctatatattttattttattttatttgccCTATTAGATATTGTTCATTTTAATAAGAGTTAACAAATTCATCGAAAGaacaataatttattttaaaaaaaaaaaaaaaaaaaaaaattacaatatgaaacttatcacatatatatattattatatgtatatatttatattatacctttttattatttaaaaatgaatccttaagaaaataaaaataaaatatatcaaataattaatattaataaaagataGTATTCGACTTATAcacatgatatatatatattttatatatttatttattatataataaacccaacaatatatcatttacatatataccatcaattttttttttttttttttcccttttttcatgaaaatatatatatatgtatttattttatatatttattcatatatatttatttgtttcatgaaattatttgatattttaattattcctcaaagaaatataaaacacTTATATCTAATGATGATTCAaaacaaatttattataaacaaataaataaaaagaaaaatatatatatgttatatatatatatatatattataacatttacAATGAGTATGCTTTTTATCATATccatcttttattatttaattctaaTATCTTCatcacattattattaaatttgtttatttaaaaacCATCCTGtccatacatataaatatatatatatatatatatattatattggtAAGactatttaaaaagaaaaatccaatgtaaaaaattacatacatataaattaaatatatacatatataaactaCATTGTTCTACTTTTCGACAATTTTAagatatgttttatttttttttaattctattaaatattaaaaaatattttcaaagtCTAAATATTAAATAGCTAATAAGGGAAATAAAatcaggaaaaaaaaaaaaaaaaaaaaaaaaatgagctagccaaaaaaaaaaaatatatatatgtataattatttttttttttttttttttttttttttttcctgattttatttccttcttaataaatataaatataatgataaataaaaattaattacaAATGTAATAtgacaaaaattaaaaaaaaaaaaaaatatacatatatatatatatatatatataatatatttatgtatacacatttttaattaatagcGCCTCACTCCCCCCCCTTTCAATTCTCTCTCCATTTAGTGGTTAAGTTTGTTTATGTAAGATCCTATATTATCCTCAGTAAAAtaagtatttatattttttttattttgaactGTTTCTATATTTCCATTATAACATATTTGTTCATCGTGTCCTTTATGATTTACCATTTTAACAGTccatttattttcatttaaaaattgTTCAAGTTGTGTATTATCTtccatatttaaatattctgacatgttttttaaatatatactttcAAAACTTATTGAGATAGTATttagaatatattttctaatattagaaataaaatttttatcattctttaaataagaataatcacaattattatcttcattacctatattattatttatacaattccataattttttatactgacaattttttattaattcatatatatatataacactttttatattttcatcatataaacttgaatttattaaactcatatacatattcatatccacattatttatattatataaaacacatatcaatattttcttaattatttctttatcataACAATGAGGATATAAACAAAACAATCTCAATAAAGTTAGCATCAcatcattatcataatattcgTTATTCTCAAAAGCTACATTAACATAGTCACTTAGAACTTCTAAAAagttataattaaaatgaacaaataaaaaaaaatatataaatataaatacatacatacatatatatatatatatatatatatatatatatatatacataaatattgcttaatacatttatgttctattatttattcttacTAAGTTTAGAAGCATTGAACATCATATGAGGCAAAACCTTAATGGCCTGGACCTCTtccataatattattaatatccattattattttattattattattaataagttttttatatttaattaaataaaattaacatttaaaatatatatatatatattatatatttttttttttagtttccttatattttaagaattacaaataaagaaaattatatattatttaaaaagcccttcatatataatattctttttaaatatatttaaaaaaaaaaaaaaaaagaataatactaaaatgagaaaaaaaaaaatatatatatatatatatatataaattcccaaaaaaataaaataaaatatatatatatgaaatgtatattatatatatatatatatataatatattatgtatagtaatatattatattatatacgtgctatatattatatatatattaagtatataaatgaagttatattaaattctaatattattattaaaaaattgtgaatttaataaaaataatatattaaatatatatatatatatatatacaatccattttcttcaaaaaaaaaatttattatttgcccataaataattatatatatatataatatatatatgtataatatatatatacatatctatttataaattattatttatataaataaatataataatatttattatttattcattaataattcaaacatttttttcaatacgtttatttacatataattctaatatataaaaaaaaaaaaaaaaaaaaaaaaaaaaaaaaaaaaagagtcCCTCATATCTGgattatttcaaaaaaaataaataaatatatataaatatttatatatattttttattattaatttaaatttatttttgattttttttttttttttctacttaaaagaaaaaggaaataaaaatataacttatataaatatataattattttatatatatattatatatatatattttttttttttttttttaaattataaaatataataacagtTTTTAACcctaatataatatatatatatatatatttatataatatattaatttatttattcattgtattattttataatatacatatatatatattttttcatttatttatttttcttcttacctaaaaaatttataattaaaattacaACAAAATTTATGGCTTAAGaattaatatgaatatttcatttatgtgatttttttttttttcttcttttattgtgtacgtaaaataaaaaaaaaaaaaaaaaaaaaaaaaaaagggaagaAACgaattttgaaaaataaaataattgtgTATAATTATGttcttataattatatacaataaaaaataaactggaattaatttaataaagtAAAATGTATTCTCTCTATGTCAACAACCAACATGGTACTTTAGTTTATCAAAaggtattattatatatatatataattatataatatatttaaataattacatttaatatatacacacatttattttattttatttatttattttttttgttttatggTTGTGTTTGTATGTAATCAAATGGTTCAAATATTTGTTTCTATATatgtagaaaaaataaaagaaaaaaatttgtaCCTTGAaagtttaatattttatgacaaaaaaaaaaaaaaaaaattataaatatatatatataaatatatatatatatatatattgatttattttattttttattttttgcatGAAGCTTTAGAGCGATCGTTCTCTAGTAAGGCTTTTGTTTATTGTTTAATtgttcaatatatttattttttctttttttttgtttcattatttttgaaaatataatttgtacccttatttttatttttttaatagaatcaaatattttataaaaacttCTTTTCAGCATTTCagtgaagaaataaaattaaatagtaATGAAGAAATAAGACTTGCTTCTATGTTACATGGAATTTCAACCATTTCCGAAAAAATTAATGTGTATTCATCATTATCTGAGAAAAAAACGAATATATTTCAatcattagaaaaaaaaggtaTAGAAACTATTGAAGGAGATGGTTTTAAAATTCAATGTTACGATACATTAACAGgtatcaaaatatttatagttCACAAAGATGACTTAAATATTGACATgaatacatatttaaaaagggTATATGAATTGTATAGTGATATCATATTGAAGAATCCTTTCTATGATATTGATATGCCTATACGTTCAGCAGTTTTTAATGAACAAATTGAAAAACTGTTTTCCAACATAAGCtgaaaaataaacaaaatatagttgtacatatatatatatatatttcatacttttatgtttatttttcaaGCCCATTTTGGAATTGAACAAATTTCATATACCActaagaaattattatatatacattatatatatatatatatatatatatatatataaatatatatatatatatattttttttttttaaagttatacataaatacataaatacatacatacatacacacacacacacatatatatatatatatatatatatatatttatatatttttgtgtgatctttatttttgagcaaaataaatacataaaataataatccaAATATCCATCTAGCGAACGTTGAAGAAGAgaaatcttatatatatatatatatttatatatgttaattaaGGAGTAGAGATAAAATGAGCATGTTTCTTAAtatacttatttttattgatgCAGCAAGTGTTGCCTTTTTGTTAATAACATTTCTTATGAtcaatataaatgaagaaagcTTAGAATTAAGTCAAGAACATAGagaaaatggaaaaaaagcATTGGTTGTAGCCATAATATTGTATGTTATTTTccttgttttattatttatttacaaagCTTATAAAAACAAAC contains the following coding sequences:
- a CDS encoding SAC3/GNAP family-related protein, putative, encoding MDINNIMEEVQAIKVLPHMMFNASKLKVLSDYVNVAFENNEYYDNDVMLTLLRLFCLYPHCYDKEIIKKILICVLYNINNVDMNMYMSLINSSLYDENIKSVIYIYELIKNCQYKKLWNCINNNIGNEDNNCDYSYLKNDKNFISNIRKYILNTISISFESIYLKNMSEYLNMEDNTQLEQFLNENKWTVKMVNHKGHDEQICYNGNIETVQNKKNINTYFTEDNIGSYINKLNH
- a CDS encoding trafficking protein particle complex subunit 4, putative, whose protein sequence is MYSLYVNNQHGTLVYQKHFSEEIKLNSNEEIRLASMLHGISTISEKINVYSSLSEKKTNIFQSLEKKGIETIEGDGFKIQCYDTLTGIKIFIVHKDDLNIDMNTYLKRVYELYSDIILKNPFYDIDMPIRSAVFNEQIEKLFSNIS